The region CAGAGGCGCGCCTGCATGACGATTATCGCCGCCGCGTCGTCGCGGCCGCCGTCTCCGACACCATGGTGGTCGGACGCGGCTTCGGCATGATCCGCGTGTTGCGCAACCGCTTCGCCGAGGCGATGGCGGCAGCCGAGCGCGCCGGGCGTCCCGATGAGGAGCGGCGCGAGCTATTCCAGCGCTCCTCGCTGAAGCTCGCCGCCTTCGACGGCGACATCGAGGACGGCAAGGTCGAGGCCGGGCAGAGCGCCGGGCTGATCGACGACATCGTCCCGGCCGCCGAGCTCGTGGCGCGGATCGCCGGGGAATACTGGGCGACGCTGGCGCGGCTCCCTGCAGCTGCAGCCCTTCACGAGCCTGCCTTGCAGCCGTCCTGATCGTCCGCGCGTCCAGAGCAAAAAGCCAACAAACGGGAGGAGGATCGACATGGATAGGCGCAGATTCATGGCGACGGCCGGGGCAGCGATGCTGGCGCCGCGCAATGCCGGCGCGCAGAGCTATCCCATCAGGCCAATCCGCCTGATCGTCACCTTCGCGGCTGGCGGCCCGGCTGATCTCTTCGCCCGCGCCCTCGCCAGCGGGATGAGTACCCGGCTCGGCCAGCAGGTGGTCATCGACAATCGCCCCGGCGGCGCTGCCGGGCTGCCGGCGATCGACGCGATCGCGAAGGCCGGGCCGGACGGCTACCAGATCGCTCTTGCCGGCGCCGCGGCGCTCTCGACCGTGCCGTTCATGGTCCCGAAGATGCCGTTCGACTGGGAGACCAGCCTGACGCCGCTCACTCTAGTGTCGCGCGTTCCCGAGGTCATCACCACCAACGCCAAGCTCGGTCTCAAGAGCCTCTCCGACCTCGTCGCCTACGCAAAGAAGAATCCGGGCAAGGTCAATTTCGGCTCGGCCGGGCTCGGCAGCATCACCCATCTCGCCAGCGAGCTGTTCAAGGCGGAGGCGGCTGTCGACATCACCCATGTGCCCTATCGCGGCGCGGCGCCGGCCGTAAACGACCTGATCGCCGGCCATATCGACATGGTCACGGCCGATATCCCGGTGCTGCTGCCGCAGATCCAGGCCGGCATCGTCAATGCCCTGGCGGTCACCACCGAGAAGCGGATCAAGGCTCTGCCGGATGTGCCGACCACCGCCGAGGCCGGCTTTCCCAATGTCGTCTCCGACAATTGGTACGGGCTGGTCGGTCCGGCCGGGATGCCGGTCGAGGTTTCCAGCCGGATCCACGCCGCCGCACTGGCGACGCTCCGCTCGGACGAACTGCTGAAGCAGTTCGAGAGCCAGGAGGCGATCTCCTCGCCGACCTCCCCGGACGAGTTCGTCGCCTTCATCAAGGCCGAGCGGGCGAAATGGGGGCCGCTGATCGCCTCGATCGGGGTCAAGCTCGAATAGCGCCCGCACCTCCCCCCGACCAACTACCGGGCCGCACAGCTGCGGCCCCAAGCTTCCAACGCAGGACATCGATCATGCTCGACAAGCCCCTTCTCATCGCCGGCAGCTGGCGCGCGCCATCCGGGTCCCGCACCGGCGACGTCGTCGATCCCGCCACCGGCACGGTGATCGGCAAGCTCGGCTTCTCCGAGGCCGCCGATGTCGATGCCGCGCTGGAGGCCGCACGGAAGGGTTTTGTGACCTGGCGCGCCATGACCGCGCTCGAACGTTCGCGCATCCTGCATCGCGCCGCCGCTTTGGTCCGCGAGCGCGCCGAGGTGATGGCGCAGCATATGACCCGCGAACAGGGCAAGCCGCTGGCCGAGGCGCGCGGCGAAGCCGGTACGGCGCCAGAGCATATCGAGTGGTATGCCGAGGAAGGCCGGCGCGCCTATGGCCGGGTGATCCCCTCGCGGATTCCCGGCGCACGCCAGATCGTGGTCAAAGAGCCGGTCGGCCCCGTCGCGGCCTTCAGCCCCTGGAACTTCCCGCTCGCCCAGCTCGTCCGCAAGATCGCCGGAGCGCTCGCCGCCGGCTGCTCGATCATCGCCAAGCCGCCGGAAGAGGCGCCCTCGGCCTGCATCGAGCTCGCCAAATGCTTCCAGGAGGCTGGCCTGCCCGAGGGCGTGCTCAACATCCTGTTCGGCGTGCCAGCGGAAATCTCGGAACGGCTGATCGCCTCGCCGGTGATCCGCAAGGTCTCGTTCACCGGCTCGGTTCCGGTCGGAAAGCACCTCGGCGCGCTGGCGGGGGCGCAGGCGAAGCGCGCCACCATGGAGCTTGGAGGCCACGCCCCCTTCATCGTCTGCGACGATGTCGATCTCGACGCGATCGTGAAGCTCGGCGTCGGCCTGAAATTCCGCAATGCCGGCCAGGTCTGCGCCTCGCCGACGCGCTTCTACGTGCAGGACGCCGTCTATGACGGCTTCCGCGCCGCCTTCACCGAGGCCGCCAAGGCGGTCAAGGTTGGCGCTGGGGCGGCCGAGGGCACGCAGATGGGCCCGCTCGCCAACGCCCGCCGGCTTGACGCGCTGCAGGATTTCGTCGCCGACGCCGTCCAGCACGGCGCCAGGCTCGAAACCGGCGGCCGCCGCATCGGCAATGAGGGCTTCTTCTTCGAGCCGACCGTGCTCTCCGACGTGCCCGACAGCGCCCGCATCATGCGCGACGAGCCGTTCGGGCCAGTGGCGGCGCTGGTGCGGGTCGGCTCGGTCGACGAGGCGATCGAGCGCTCGAATGCCCTGCCCTTTGGCCTCGCCGCCTTCGCCTTCACCCGCTCGACCCGGCGCGCCGCGCAATTCGCCGACGGGCTCGAGAGCGGCATGGTCTCGATCAACCATTTCGGCCTCGCCGCGGCCGAGACGCCGTTCGGCGGCATCAAGGATTCCGGCTACGGCAGCGAAGGCGGCACGGAGGGGCTCGAAGCCTATCTCTCGACCAAGTTCGTCAGCCAGGTTGGCGCCTGAACCATCCCCTTCCAACCGCAAGAGACGACCATGCCCACGCTCCAGCACAACCCCGGCACGCTCGCGCCGCCCGCCCGCAATCTCTATTCGCACGGGGTCGAGACCCGCGGCCCCGGCCGCCAGCTCTTCATCGCCGGGCAGGTCGGCGTCCGGCTCGACGGCTCCATTCCAGAGGCCTTCGACGACCAGGTCCGGCAGATGATGGACAATATCGGCGCGGTCCTCGCCTCGGCCGGCATGGGCTTCGACGACATCGTCAAGATCACCGCCTATTGCCGCAGTGCCGAGGAGATCATCGGCTATGCCGGCATCCGCAACGGCTACTTCTCCGACAAGCCGCCGGCAACAACGGCCTTCGTGGTCAGCGGCCTCGCCAATCCCGCCTGGCTGATCGAGGCCGACGCCATCGCCTTCAAAGCGGATTGAGCCGGTGAACGCCGCCCTGTCCCACGGCCCCTCGCGGCACGAAGCCCATGTCGATGTCGGCGATGGCGTCCGGCTATGGGTCTGGGATACCGGCGGCGACGGCCCCGCCATCGTGCTGCTGCATGCCTCGGCCGGCAGCGGCGAGTGCTGGGACCTGCAATGGCCGGTCTTCGCGGAAGCCGGCTATCGGGTGATCGGCTATTCCCGGCGCGGGCATTTCCGCTCCGGCGACGGCGACGAGCCCGCGACGACGCCGGCCTCGACCGACTTGCTCCGGCTGGTCGATGCGCTCGGGCTGGATCGCTGCCACCTGATCGGTACCGCCGCCGGCGGCATGGTCGCGACCGATTTCGCGGTCTCGCACCCGCAGCGCCTGCTCAGCTTCGTCATCTCCAGCAGCATCGTCGGACTGGTCGACGACGACTATCAGGCAATGCTGCACCGGCTGCTGCCGCCTGAATTCGAGCAGTTACCCCATGATTTCCGCGAGCTCGGCCCATCCTACCGGGCGCAATGCCCGGAGGGCGTGGCCCGCTGGAATGCGATGCTGGCGCGCTCCGGCATCGAGCGCGTCCCCTTGCGCTTCGCCAATCGCGTCCGCTGGGCCGACCTCCCGCGCTTCGACTTTCCCGTCCTGGTCCTGACCGGCGATGCTGATCTCTACGCCCCACCGGCCAATGCGCGCCTGATCGCCAATCGGATCCCCGGCGCGCGCCTGACGATCCTCCCCGATTCCGGCCATTCGCCCTGGTGGGAGGTACCGGAACTCTACAACCGCGAAATCCTCAGTTTTCTCGGCTCGGCGAGCCGCTAGGAGCACCTTGGTCATGGCTACCCTTTCCACCGAGGCCGACCAGATCGTCGCGGTCGAGGTCAGGCGCTGCGTCCAGCCGCAGCAGGACCCGGCCTGGCGCTTCGCCCTGGGCGGCATCCCTCGCCTCGACGGGCTGATCGTGACCTTGCGTGCCGCTTCCGGTCTCGTCGGCGAAGGGCATATCGAGGCGATGGCCTTCTATGCCGACGACCTGGCCGGTTCGGAGGCCGCCATCGAAGTGCTGCGCCCCGCTTTGCTCGGCGCCGATCCACTGCGTTACGCCGAAACGCGGGATCGCCTCGACAAGGCCCTCTCCGGCCACGAAGCAGTCAAGGCCGGTATCGACAGCGCGCTCCACGAGCTGGCAGCCCGAGCCTTGGGCGTGCCGCTGCATGTGCTCTTCGGCGGCGCGCGGCGGCAAAGCATCGAGCTCCAGCGCATCCTGCCGCTCAAGGACCCGCCGGGCATGGCCGCCGATGCCGCCAGACTCGCCGGGCTCGGCTATCGCTGCCTCAAGGTGAAGGTCGATGGCGATGCCGACCTTGCCGAGGCGCGCGTCAGGGCGGTGCGCGAGAGCGTCGGCCCCGGCATCCGCCTCTCCGCCGACGCCAATCAGAGCTACACGCCGAAAGCCGGCTTGCGCATGATCGAGCGCATCGCCCGCCGTGGCATCGATCTCGTCGAGCAGCCGGTTCCCGCTACGGACATTGCGGGCCTGGCCTTCGTCTCGCAGCGCAGCCCGATCGCGATCGAGGCCGACGAGGCCATCCGCTCGCTGCGCGACATCGTCACGCTGATCGCCGAAGGCGCCTGCGACAGCTTCAACCTGAAGAGCTCCGTGCTCGGGGGGATCGGCAAGGTCTTCATCGCCGCGCAGATCTGCGAGGCGGCGGGGCGAGCCTACCGGGTCGGGACCGCCTACGGCCCGCGCCTGATTGCGGCGCAATGCCTGCATCTGGCCGTGGCGCTGCCATCCTTCCACTACCCCGTCGAGTTCGCCGAGTTCGATCATCTGCTTGACGATCCCTTCAGCGGACTGGAAGCTGTGGAGGGCCGGCTCGCTCTACCGCAGGGTGTCGGTTCGGGATTGTCGCAACTATCGGAGAATGCTTGACATCCCAGAGGCATGGCCTCAGGCTTCAAAGATCAGGCGGTTGGCGATAGCGAGGGTTTCAATCCTCGTTATATCGAGCCTTCCTCACCGGCACCGGTCGATCAAACGCCGCAGAGCGCGCGACCCGTGATCTCGTTCAGGTGAGGAGCTCAGACAATGAACATCCGGACAAGTTTTGCGCGTGCCGTGCGCGTCGCTGGCGTCGTGCTCGCAGCTAGCTTGGCGACGATCGCCGCCGCACAGGACAAGGACACGTTCCGCTTCGCCGCGGCGACCGATCTGCGCGTCATCGATCCGATCTGGTCGCTGGAGTACAACAGCCGCAACCACGGCTATCTCGTCTACGACACGCTGTTCGCCTTCGACTCGAAATTCCAGGTCAAGCCGCAGATGGTCGAGACCTGGACCGTCTCGGACGACAAGCTGCGCTACGCCTTCAAGCTGCGGCCGGGCCTGACCTGGCATGACGGCACGCCCGTCACCGCCGCCGACTGCGTCGCCTCGATCAAGCGCTGGGGCCAGCGTGATTCCATCGGCCAAGCGCTGATCGCCGCCGCCGGCGAGATCAAGGCGACCGGGACCGACAGCTTCGAGATCATCCTGAAGGAGCCGTTCGGCCATGTGCTCTCGGCGCTGGCCAAGACCGGCTCGCCGGTACCGTTCATGATGCCCGAGCGCATCGCCAAGACCAGCG is a window of Bosea sp. F3-2 DNA encoding:
- a CDS encoding tripartite tricarboxylate transporter substrate binding protein, with the protein product MDRRRFMATAGAAMLAPRNAGAQSYPIRPIRLIVTFAAGGPADLFARALASGMSTRLGQQVVIDNRPGGAAGLPAIDAIAKAGPDGYQIALAGAAALSTVPFMVPKMPFDWETSLTPLTLVSRVPEVITTNAKLGLKSLSDLVAYAKKNPGKVNFGSAGLGSITHLASELFKAEAAVDITHVPYRGAAPAVNDLIAGHIDMVTADIPVLLPQIQAGIVNALAVTTEKRIKALPDVPTTAEAGFPNVVSDNWYGLVGPAGMPVEVSSRIHAAALATLRSDELLKQFESQEAISSPTSPDEFVAFIKAERAKWGPLIASIGVKLE
- a CDS encoding NAD-dependent succinate-semialdehyde dehydrogenase, coding for MMLDKPLLIAGSWRAPSGSRTGDVVDPATGTVIGKLGFSEAADVDAALEAARKGFVTWRAMTALERSRILHRAAALVRERAEVMAQHMTREQGKPLAEARGEAGTAPEHIEWYAEEGRRAYGRVIPSRIPGARQIVVKEPVGPVAAFSPWNFPLAQLVRKIAGALAAGCSIIAKPPEEAPSACIELAKCFQEAGLPEGVLNILFGVPAEISERLIASPVIRKVSFTGSVPVGKHLGALAGAQAKRATMELGGHAPFIVCDDVDLDAIVKLGVGLKFRNAGQVCASPTRFYVQDAVYDGFRAAFTEAAKAVKVGAGAAEGTQMGPLANARRLDALQDFVADAVQHGARLETGGRRIGNEGFFFEPTVLSDVPDSARIMRDEPFGPVAALVRVGSVDEAIERSNALPFGLAAFAFTRSTRRAAQFADGLESGMVSINHFGLAAAETPFGGIKDSGYGSEGGTEGLEAYLSTKFVSQVGA
- a CDS encoding RidA family protein, with amino-acid sequence MPTLQHNPGTLAPPARNLYSHGVETRGPGRQLFIAGQVGVRLDGSIPEAFDDQVRQMMDNIGAVLASAGMGFDDIVKITAYCRSAEEIIGYAGIRNGYFSDKPPATTAFVVSGLANPAWLIEADAIAFKAD
- a CDS encoding alpha/beta hydrolase encodes the protein MNAALSHGPSRHEAHVDVGDGVRLWVWDTGGDGPAIVLLHASAGSGECWDLQWPVFAEAGYRVIGYSRRGHFRSGDGDEPATTPASTDLLRLVDALGLDRCHLIGTAAGGMVATDFAVSHPQRLLSFVISSSIVGLVDDDYQAMLHRLLPPEFEQLPHDFRELGPSYRAQCPEGVARWNAMLARSGIERVPLRFANRVRWADLPRFDFPVLVLTGDADLYAPPANARLIANRIPGARLTILPDSGHSPWWEVPELYNREILSFLGSASR
- a CDS encoding enolase C-terminal domain-like protein gives rise to the protein MATLSTEADQIVAVEVRRCVQPQQDPAWRFALGGIPRLDGLIVTLRAASGLVGEGHIEAMAFYADDLAGSEAAIEVLRPALLGADPLRYAETRDRLDKALSGHEAVKAGIDSALHELAARALGVPLHVLFGGARRQSIELQRILPLKDPPGMAADAARLAGLGYRCLKVKVDGDADLAEARVRAVRESVGPGIRLSADANQSYTPKAGLRMIERIARRGIDLVEQPVPATDIAGLAFVSQRSPIAIEADEAIRSLRDIVTLIAEGACDSFNLKSSVLGGIGKVFIAAQICEAAGRAYRVGTAYGPRLIAAQCLHLAVALPSFHYPVEFAEFDHLLDDPFSGLEAVEGRLALPQGVGSGLSQLSENA